A genome region from Musa acuminata AAA Group cultivar baxijiao chromosome BXJ3-5, Cavendish_Baxijiao_AAA, whole genome shotgun sequence includes the following:
- the LOC135638085 gene encoding tubulin beta chain-like has translation MREILHVQGGQCGNQIGAKFWEVICDEHGIDGTGRYGGDSDLQLERINVYYNESSGGRYVPRAVLMDLEPGTMDSVRSGPFGQIFRPDNFVFGQSGAGNNWAKGHYTEGAELIDSVLDVVRKEAENCDCLQGFQVCHSLGGGTGSGMGTLLISKIREEYPDRMMLTFSVFPSPKVSDTVVEPYNATLSVHQLVENADECMVLDNEALYDICFRTLKLATPTFGDLNHLISATMSGVTCCLRFPGQLNSDLRKLAVNLIPFPRLHFFMVGFAPLTSRGSQQYRALTVPELTQQMWDAKNMMCAADPRHGRYLTASAMFRGKMSTKEVDEQMINVQNKNSSYFVEWIPNNVKSSVCDIPPKGLKMASTFIGNSTSIQEMFRRVSEQFTAMFRRKAFLHWYTGEGMDEMEFTEAESNMNDLVAEYQQYQDATADMEDYEEEEEEEEEGEAA, from the exons ATGAGGGAGATCTTGCACGTCCAGGGAGGGCAGTGCGGGAACCAGATCGGGGCCAAGTTCTGGGAGGTGATCTGCGACGAGCACGGCATCGACGGCACCGGTAGGTATGGAGGCGACTCCGACCTCCAGCTCGAGCGGATCAACGTCTACTACAACGAGTCCAGCGGCGGCCGCTACGTCCCTCGGGCGGTGCTCATGGATCTCGAGCCGGGCACCATGGACTCCGTCAGATCCGGGCCGTTCGGCCAGATCTTCCGGCCGGATAACTTCGTGTTCGGGCAGTCTGGCGCCGGGAACAACTGGGCCAAGGGGCATTACACTGAGGGTGCCGAACTGATCGATTCGGTGCTCGATGTGGTGAGGAAGGAGGCCGAGAACTGCGACTGCCTGCAAG GTTTCCAAGTATGCCACTCTCTGGGAGGAGGAACTGGTTCTGGCATGGGCACCCTTCTTATCTCTAAGATCAGAGAGGAGTACCCAGATCGCATGATGCTGACGTTCTCTGTTTTTCCATCACCCAAGGTTTCTGATACAGTTGTTGAGCCATATAATGCTACTCTCTCAGTCCATCAGCTTGTTGAGAACGCTGATGAATGTATGGTCCTGGACAATGAAGCACTCTATGACATCTGCTTCCGTACATTGAAGCTAGCAACTCCTACTT TTGGCGATCTTAATCATCTCATCTCTGCTACAATGAGTGGTGTCACATGCTGCCTCCGGTTCCCTGGCCAGCTGAACTCTGATCTCCGGAAGCTTGCTGTAAACCTGATCCCCTTCCCCCGCCTTCACTTCTTCATGGTAGGCTTTGCGCCCTTGACGTCGAGGGGCTCCCAGCAATACAGGGCCCTCACCGTCCCAGAGTTGACCCAACAGATGTGGGATGCCAAGAACATGATGTGTGCTGCTGACCCCCGACATGGCCGGTACTTAACTGCTTCAGCCATGTTTCGTGGGAAGATGAGCACCAAGGAGGTTGACGAGCAGATGATCAATGTTCAGAACAAGAACTCTTCCTACTTTGTCGAGTGGATTCCTAACAATGTGAAGTCGAGTGTGTGTGACATTCCACCAAAGGGGCTGAAGATGGCTTCCACCTTCATTGGGAACTCGACTTCCATCCAGGAGATGTTCAGGAGGGTCAGTGAGCAGTTCACAGCCATGTTCAGGAGGAAGGCTTTCTTGCACTGGTACACAGGCGAGGGCATGGACGAGATGGAGTTCACCGAGGCCGAGAGCAATATGAATGATCTGGTGGCCGAGTACCAGCAGTACCAGGATGCAACAGCTGATATGGAAGAttacgaggaagaagaggaagaggaagaggaaggggaggCAGCTTGA